A region of Procambarus clarkii isolate CNS0578487 chromosome 48, FALCON_Pclarkii_2.0, whole genome shotgun sequence DNA encodes the following proteins:
- the LOC138350975 gene encoding cerebellar degeneration-related antigen 1-like, protein MLQPLFCIRPQLVDEDGLVDEDGLVDVDELVDVDGLVDEDGLVDEDELVDVDGQVDENGLVDVDELVDVDGQVDENGLVDVDELVDEDGLVDVDGQVDENGLVDVDELVDEDGLVDENTLVDEDGLVDEDWLVDEDGLVDENTLVDVDGQVDENGLYEDWLLS, encoded by the coding sequence ATGTTACAACCTCTTTTCTGTATCCGACCCCAgctcgttgatgaggacgggctggttgatgaggacgggctggttgatgtggACGAGCTGGTTGAtgtggacgggctggttgatgaggacgggctggttgatgaggacgagctggtTGATGTGGACGGGCAggttgatgagaacgggctggtTGATGTGGACGAGCTGGTTGATGTGGACGGGCAggttgatgagaacgggctggttgatgtggacgagctggttgatgaggacgggctggttgatgtggACGGGCAggttgatgagaacgggctggttgatgtggacgagctggttgatgaggacgggctggttgatgaaaacacgctggttgatgaggacgggctggttgatgaggactggctggttgatgaggacggcctggttGATGAGAACACGCTGGTTGATGTGGACGGGCAggttgatgagaacgggctgtaCGAGGACTGGTTGCTATCATAA